A single region of the Garra rufa chromosome 6, GarRuf1.0, whole genome shotgun sequence genome encodes:
- the stox2a gene encoding storkhead-box protein 2 isoform X2, giving the protein MKKTRSTNLRRAWPSSDISERALERIRSRSEKDYHHHKHFPPPPPSTHISPSPRGYMTPGDVSPISMSPISQSQFIPLGEILCLAISAMNSARKPVTQDALMEHLATCFPGVPTPSPEILRHTLNMLVRERKIYPTPEGYFIVTPQTYFITPSLIRTNSKWYHLDERHPERQQQQQQQQQQQQLQQQQQQQQQPPPQQQCTSPQSGTITPSTSGCVRERTNPKNHCDSYNAYRDEVPSIHTSTIQRKSPKEPKGDPPSYPQPPPPPPAIQHQPDPADKSKSMTATFSYKTDTLTKKKEGSGGGSSERQSKKFGLKLFRLSLKKDKTKQLATFSAQFPPEEWPLRDEDTPSAAAIPREVEMEIIRRINPDLTVENVARHTAVMKRLEEERAQRCKASSSAQHSARSRRSRGHRRVPHGKSRSHSKTRASRGDPSEGSNLDLPAVSLERDYRFFSHSLVRSPREGMYTVERRSGGAYLVHSNPNIAESHFPVTPEWDVSGELAKRRTEMPFPEPSRGTSHSRVHRSHSHTQDRKSRNERPDKAKERSRSMDNSKGPLGGGSSTLGTAEDYDRSPDDRSRYYTDDGTLRASSQKAPHYSCIMFSAAKFSSEMSVPDMGKMSLDESRLCSPLERNKSRDSLPAYSDLKALSPKPLADDYFQCNTSNETILTAPLPLGKSDHDTLTPSDGIRKGSPADRQTPHITSPHPLEDSSTKGHNGSGKPTPSQTPEPMPNGRLIQHQHNTDPGGGGGGGSTGGGVDKRKEIFSKDTLFKPPHNVLTVSYVDSGYSKSGTLRKTPHMKSSEVLDTLETQQPPNSAPLSASAPAPTGTEQGAPSTSEAAFDYYNVSDDDDEEEAEEASRKEAAPTEAKGRAGAGDGGGGGGTMQWLLEREKERDLQRKFETNLTLLSPKESENNNSQKSAHSARLDSMDSSSVTVDSGFNSPRTRESLASNTSSIVESNRRQNPALSPGHMGTTSIGPPFSFRAIPEPPTTQPEKLQKSPNCLASITSV; this is encoded by the exons GCGATGTATCTCCGATCAGTATGTCACCCATCAGTCAGTCTCAGTTCATCCCACTGGGAGAGATTCTGTGTCTGGCCATCTCAGCCATGAACTCTGCCCGCAAGCCTGTCACACAAGATGCGCTGATGGAGCACCTTGCCACCTGCTTCCCAG GTGTACCCACTCCGAGTCCAGAGATCCTGCGGCACACGCTGAACATGTTGGTACGGGAGAGAAAGATCTACCCCACACCAGAAGGTTACTTCATTGTTACTCCACAGACCTACTTCATCACCCCATCCCTCATCCGCACCAACAGCAAGTGGTACCACCTGGACGAGCGGCATCCAGAGcgacagcagcagcaacaacaacagcagcagcagcaacagcttCAACAACAGCAGCAACAGCAACAACAGCCACCTCCTCAACAGCAATGCACATCACCACAATCTGGAACAATCACTCCCTCCACCTCTGGCTGTGTACGAGAAAGGACTAACCCTAAGAACCACTGCGACTCCTATAACGCCTACCGCGATGAGGTGCCCAGCATTCATACATCTACAATTCAAAGAAAATCCCCAAAAGAACCCAAAGGAGATCCCCCTTCATACCCACAACCCCCACCCCCTCCACCTGCCATTCAGCACCAACCTGACCCTGCCGACAAGAGCAAGAGCATGACGGCCACCTTCTCTTACAAGACAGACACACTAACCAAGAAGAAGGAGGGCAGCGGTGGGGGCAGCAGCGAGAGGCAGTCTAAGAAGTTTGGGTTAAAGCTGTTCCGCTTGAGCTTGAAAAAGGACAAGACCAAACAGCTGGCCACTTTTTCAGCACAGTTTCCTCCAGAGGAGTGGCCCTTGAGGGACGAGGACACGCCGTCTGCTGCAGCGATCCCTCGTGAGGTGGAGATGGAGATCATCCGCCGCATCAACCCAGACCTGACGGTGGAGAACGTAGCCCGTCACACGGCTGTCATGAAGCGGCTGGAAGAGGAACGAGCTCAGCGCTGCAAGGCCAGCTCCTCCGCACAGCACAGCGCCCGCAGTCGCCGCAGCCGAGGCCACCGGCGTGTGCCGCACGGGAAGTCGCGTTCGCACAGCAAAACGCGGGCTTCTCGGGGAGACCCCTCTGAGGGCTCCAATCTGGACCTGCCAGCAGTCAGCCTGGAGAGGGACTACCGTTTTTTCAGTCACTCTCTGGTACGCTCGCCGAGAGAGGGAATGTACACGGTGGAACGCAGAAGTGGTGGTGCCTACCTTGTCCACAGCAACCCCAACATTGCTGAGTCGCACTTTCCTGTCACCCCAGAGTGGGATGTTTCGGGGGAGCTTGCGAAGAGGCGGACGGAGATGCCTTTCCCTGAGCCTTCACGTGGGACGTCACATTCTAGAGTGCACCGGAGCCACAGCCACACTCAGGACCGCAAGTCACGAAACGAGCGGCCCGACAAGGCTAAAGAGCGATCGCGTTCTATGGACAACTCCAAGGGCCCGCTGGGAGGTGGAAGCTCCACGCTCGGCACGGCTGAGGACTATGACCGCAGTCCCGACGACAGAAGCCGCTACTATACCGACGACGGGACGCTAAGGGCCTCCTCTCAGAAGGCCCCGCACTACTCGTGCATCATGTTTTCTGCTGCCAAGTTCAGCTCTGAAATGTCTGTACCTGATATGGGCAAAATGAGTCTGGACGAATCGAGGCTCTGCAGCCCTCTAGAACGGAACAAGAGCAGGGACAGCCTCCCAGCCTACAGTGACCTGAAGGCCCTGTCGCCAAAGCCTTTGGCTGATGACTACTTCCAGTGCAATACATCGAATGAAACAATCCTTACTGCCCCGCTGCCTCTGGGCAAATCTGACCACGACACTTTAACCCCATCTGACGGAATCCGCAAGGGCTCTCCAGCTGACCGGCAGACACCGCACATCACCTCTCCTCACCCCTTGGAGGATTCCTCCACCAAGGGGCACAACGGTTCTGGCAAACCCACACCGAGCCAGACGCCTGAGCCTATGCCCAATGGACGTTTGATACAGCACCAACACAACACTGACCCAGGGGGCGGGGGAGGTGGTGGTAGCACTGGTGGCGGGGTGGACAAGAGGAAAGAGATTTTTAGTAAGGACACTTTGTTCAAACCGCCACACAATGTTTTGACTGTGAGCTATGTGGACAGTGGCTACTCAAAGTCAGGCACTTTGCGTAAGACTCCGCACATGAAATCATCCGAGGTCCTTGACACTCTGGAGACCCAACAGCCACCTAACTCCGCCCCTCTGTCTGCTTCTGCCCCGGCACCTACAGGCACAGAACAAGGTGCTCCCTCCACATCTGAAGCTGCTTTTGACTATTACAACGTGTCAGATGATGACGATGAGGAGGAGGCAGAGGAGGCCTCCCGTAAAGAGGCTGCACCGACAGAAGCAAAGGGGCGGGCAGGGGCTGGAGACGGTGGTGGAGGTGGCGGGACCATGCAGTGGTTGCTAGAACGGGAGAAAGAGCGGGATTTACAGCGGAAGTTTGAGACCAACTTGACTCTGCTTAGCCCTAAGGAGAGCGAGAATAATAACAGCCAGAAGTCGGCTCACTCGGCACGGCTGGACAGCATGGACAGCAGTAGTGTGACTGTAGACAGTGGGTTTAACTCCCCTCG CACACGGGAAAGCCTGGCGTCGAACACCTCGAGCATTGTAGAGAGTAACCGGCGACAGAATCCGGCCCTAAGTCCAGGCCACATGGGTACCACCAGCATCGGCCCCCCATTCAGCTTCCGTGCAATCCCAGAGCCCCCTACCACGCAACCTGAGAAACTGCAGAAATCCCCCAACTGCCTTGCCTCCATCACCAGCGTCTGA